Below is a genomic region from Citrobacter tructae.
TTTGCGACCTATGCCGTTCTGGTGAACGGCACCGCGGGTGGCCCAACAGGTAAGGACATTTTTGAGCTGCCGTTCGTACTGGTAGAAACTTTCCTGCTGTTATTCAGCTCCATTACTTACGGCATGGCGGCGATCGCCATGTACAAAGACAACAAGAGCCAGGTAATTTCCTGGCTGGCGTTGACCTTCTTGTTCGGTGCCGGATTCATCGGGATGGAAATCTATGAATTCCATCACCTGATCGTTAACGGTATGGGCCCGGATCGTAGTGGCTTCCTGTCGGCGTTCTTCGCGCTGGTCGGTACGCACGGTCTGCACGTCACCTCCGGTCTTATCTGGATGGCGGTGCTGATGGTGCAAGTTGCCCGTCGCGGCCTGACCAGCACTAACCGTACCCGCATCATGTGCCTGAGCCTGTTCTGGCACTTCCTGGATGTGGTGTGGATCTGCGTGTTTACTGTTGTTTATCTGATGGGGGCGATGTAATGAGTCATTCTAACGTGAGCGGCGGCGCATCCCATGGCAGCGTAAAAACCTACATGACAGGTTTTATCCTGTCGATCATCCTGACGGTCATTCCGTTCTGGATGGTGATGACAGGTTCTGCCTCTCCTGCCGTCATTCTGGGGACCATCCTCGCAATGGCAGTAGTACAGATATTGGTTCACCTGGTGTGCTTCTTGCACATGAATAGCAAATCTGATGAAGGTTGGAACATGACGGCCTTTGTCTTTACTGTGCTAATCATCGCCATTCTGGTTGTGGGCTCCATCTGGATTATGTGGAACCTGAACTACAACATGATGATGCACTAAGAGCGGCGATTATGATGTTTAAGCAATACCTGCAAGTAACGAAACCAGGCATCATCTTTGGCAACCTGATCTCGGTGATTGGTGGATTCCTGCTGGCCTCGAAAGGCAGTATTGATTATCCCCTGTTTATCTACACGTTGGTTGGGGTGTCACTGGTTGTGGCGTCGGGTTGTGTATTTAACAACTACATCGACAGGGATATCGACAGGAAGATGGAGAGGACCAAAAACCGCGTGCTGGTTAAAGGTCTGATTTCCCCTGCGGTCTCGCTGGTATACGCCACCTTGCTGGGTATTGCTGGCTTTATGCTGCTGTGGTTTGGCGCGAACCCTCTGGCCTGCTGGCTGGGGGTAATGGGCTTCGTGGTGTATGTGGGCGTTTATAGCCTGTACATGAAGCGCCATTCCGTATATGGCACGTTGATTGGCTCACTCTCCGGCGCTGCGCCGCCGGTGATTGGCTACTGCGCCGTAACCGGTGTGTTCGACAGCGGTGCGCTGATTCTGCTGGCTATTTTCAGCCTGTGGCAGATGCCGCACTCTTACGCCATTGCGATTTTCCGCTTTAAGGATTATCAGGCTGCCAACATCCCGGTTCTGCCGGTGGTGAAAGGCATTTCGGTGGCGAAGAACCATATCACACTGTACATCGTAGCATTTGCTATCGCGACCCTGATGCTCACTCTCGGTGGCTATGCCGGTTATAAATACCTGATTGTCGCGGCTGCAGTAAGTGTCTGGTGGTTGGGCATGGCGCTGCGCGGTTATAAAGTGGAAGATGACAGAGTCTGGGCGCGCAAGCTGTTCGGTTTCTCCATCATCGCTATTACTGCGCTCTCCGTAATGATGTCCGTCGACTTTATGGTGCCAAACTCGCAGAATCTGCTTACTTACGTCTGGTAAAAATCTGCTCATGCAAAAAGGGTGCTTCGGCACCCTTTTTTTATTCACATCATAAATACGACACAATGTCATATCTGTTAAATAACCACGTATTTACCCTGCCTGCATACCGCTTTACACTAGGCGCGAAATTAACACAGAGGTGGGAATGAACGATTATAAAATGACGCCCGGTGAGTTGCGCGCCACCTGGGGTTTAGGGACCGTATTCTCGTTGCGCATGCTTGGCATGTTTATGGTCCTGCCGGTTCTGACCACATACGGCATGGCACTACAGGGTGCCAGCGAAGCACTGATCGGACTTGCCATCGGCATTTATGGTCTGGCACAGGCCGTCTTTCAAATCCCCTTTGGTCTGCTCTCTGACCGCATTGGCCGTAAGCCGCTTATCGTCGGTGGGCTGGCGGTATTCGTTTTCGGTAGCGTGATTGCCGCGCTATCAGATTCTATTTGGGGAATTATTCTCGGTCGCGCATTGCAAGGTTCCGGGGCGATTGCAGCCGCCGTAATGGCGCTGCTGTCCGACTTAACCCGTGAGCAAAACCGAACTAAAGCGATGGCGTTTATCGGCGTCAGCTTTGGCATCACCTTCGCCATTGCGATGGTGTTGGGGCCAATCGTCACTCATGCGCTGGGGCTACACGCGCTGTTCTGGATGATTGCAGCTCTTGCTACCACGGGTATCGTGCTGACCATTTGGGTCGTTCCCAATAGCACCAACCACGTGCTGAACCGCGAGTCGGGCATGGTGAAGGGCAGCTTCAGCAAAGTTCTGGCTGAGCCCAAACTGCTGAAGCTCAATTTCGGTATCATGTGCCTGCACATTTTATTAATGTCTACCTTCGTCGCGCTGCCAGGCCAGCTTGCAAAAGCGGGTTTCCCTGCTGCCGAGCACTGGAAAATTTACCTGGTGACGATGCTGCTGTCCTTTGTTTCCGTGGTGCCGTTCATCATTTACGCCGAAGTGAAACGTCGGATGAAGCGCGTGTTCCTGTCGTGCGTGGTGCTGATCCTCATCGCAGAGATTGTGCTGTGGAGCGCTGACGTTCATTTCTGGGGACTGATTGCGGGCGTGCAGCTATTCTTCCTCGCCTTTAACCTGATGGAAGCCCTCCTCCCTTCGCTTATCAGCAAAGAATCGCCTGCGGGTTACAAAGGCACAGCGATGGGCGTTTACTCCACCAGCCAGTTTCTTGGCGTAGCGATTGGCGGATCGCTGGGCGGTTGGCTGGTCGAAATGTTTGATGGTCAGACCGTGTTCCTGGCTGGCGCACTGCTGGCGGCAATTTGGTTGTTGGTGGCCAGCACAATGAAAGAACCGCCGTATGTCAGCAGCCTGCGCGTGGAAATCCCACCTGAGATTGCCGCAGATGACACACTGAAACAACGACTGCTGGCAAATGAAGGCGTGAGCGAAGTGTTAATTGTGGCAAAAGAGCATTCTGCCTACGTGAAAATCGACAGCAAAGTGACCAATCGATTTGAAGTTGAGCAGGCAATAAGCCAGGCGTGATGATGAGATTGTCAGATGGCGGTTTGTGCCATCTGACATAACGACTTAGTCGCGGAAGTTCTTAAACTGGAACGGCTGGCCGAGATCACCACCGCGAACCAACGCCATGACGGATTGCAGATCGTCACGCGCCTTGCCGGTAACACGAATTTCTTCGCCCTGAATCTGCGCTTGCACCTTCAGTTTGCTGTCTTTAATCAGCTTGACGATTTTTTTCTGTACCGCGCTTTCAATGCCCTGCTTCAGTTTCGCTTCCACAAACCAGGTTTTCCCGCTGTGGGTGAACGTTTCCGGTACGTCCAACGACGTCCCTTCAATCCCACGCTTCAGCAGCTTGGCGCGCAAAATATCCAACAGCTGATTGACCTGAAAATCAGACTCGCTCAGCACCTTAATGGTCTTATTTGCTTCGTTCAGCTCAAAAGTGGCTTCAACGCCACGAAAATCAAAGCGTGACTCTACTTCACGGCTCGCATTATCGACCGCGTTACGCGCTTCCTGAAGATCAACTTCAGAGACAATATCGAAAGATGGCATCTTTTCCTCTCCCTTCGTTTTTGATGCGAAGCATAATACCTGCAAAGTTACTCAACAGACAGCGCTATACTAGGCTGTATCCCCTAATTGTACGTGGCAAAGGTAGCAGCGAACAATAATGGGATGCAGACGATATGGATTAACACCTGGTGCTGTTGCAGGTGAGGAGGATGAATGAGAATTACCGTACTGGGATGTGGAGCCTTAGGGCAGCTTTGGCTTACAGCGCTGTGTAAACATGGACATGAAGTTCAAGGGTGGCTACGCGTGCCACAACCTTATTGCAGCGTTAATTTGATTGACACGGATGGGTCGGTTTTTAATGAATACCTGACGGCAAACGACCCCGACTTTTTGGCAAAAAGCGATCTGTTGCTGGTGACGCTTAAAGCCTGGCAGGTTTCTGATGCGGTAAAAAGTCTGGCAACCATTCTGCCCAAAACCACCCCAATACTGTTAATTCACAATGGAATGGGCACTATTGATGAACTGCAAAGCATTGCGCAGCCACTTTTAATAGGTACCACCACGCATGCCGCACGCCGTGATGGCAACGTCATTATCCATGTGGCAAAAGGGACAACGCGTATTGGTCCGGCGCGTGAACAGGATGGTGATTTCAGCTATCTGGCTGAGATCCTGCAAGATGTGCTGCCGGACGTTGCCTGGCACGACAACATCCGCGCAGAACTGTGGCGCAAACTGGCGGTCAATTGCGTCATTAACCCGCTTACCGCGCTGTGGAACTGCCAAAACGGTGAGCTACGCCAGCACCCTGAAAAAATAGCGCTAATCTGTCAGGAAGTCGCGGCGGTTATCGAACGCGAAGGCCACCACACATCAGTGGATGATTTACGCTATTATGTCGAGCAAGTGATTGACAGTACGGCGGAAAATATCTCATCGATGCTGCAAGACATTCGTGCCCTGCGCCATACCGAGATCGATTACATTACCGGCTATTTGTTAAAACGCGCCCGCGCGCACGGCATCGCCGTCCCGGAAAATGCCCACCTGTTTGAAATGGTTAAGAGAAAGGAAAGTGAGTATGAGCGCTCAAGCACTGGTATGTCTCGCCCCTGGTAGTGAAGAGACCGAAGCGGTCACTACTATCGATCTACTGGTACGTGGAGGAATTAAGGTCACGACCGCCAGCGTAGCCAGCGATGGCAACCTGACAATTGTGTGCTCGCGCGGCGTAAAACTGCTGGCGGATGCGCCGTTGGTCGAAGTCGCTGATGGCGATTATGACATCATCATCCTGCCCGGCGGTATTAAAGGCGCGGAGTGTTTCCGTGACAGCCCACTGCTGGTTGAGACCGTAAAACAGTTTCACCGCTCTGGACGCATTGTCGCGGCAATTTGCGCCGCTGCCGCCACAGTGCTTGTCCCACATGATATTTTCCCCATCGGCAACATGACCGGTTTCCCGGCGCTGAAAGAGAAGATTCCAGCTGAACAGTGGCAGGATAAGCGCGTCGTGTGGGATCCGCGCGTTAACCTGTTAACCAGCCAGGGACCAGGCACCTCCATCGATTTTGGTTTAAAAATCATCGATCTCCTGGTGAGTCGCGAAAAAGCCCATGAGGTGGCATCACAACTGGTGATGGCTGCGGGAATTTATAACTACTACGAGTAAATCTTCAGGCCACTCTCTGACAAGGAATTATGATGAAAGGATATCTGAACGGAGTGGCTTTACTGCTCCTTTCCAGTTACGCGACAGCAGCCCAGCTTGAAATAAAGAACATTGAGTACCGTTATCCCAACAGCACTGAGATTCAGTATCGTGTGCCTTGGTTTACCTCAGCAGATAACCCGGCTGTCGCTAAACGCATTAACGATTATATTTTCGCAAGCTTCATCAATCAGCTACCGGGTAATAATCCGCAAACTACAGTGAATCAGTTTGCGAAATCAGAGATGAATCCCACTGCAAACCTTGACTACACGGTTGAGTATCGCGACACCAAGGTCCTGAGTCTGAACATGTTTATCGAAGGTTGCGGGGCGTATTGCGAGTCGTACAATGTGCCGCTGAGCTTCGATTTAGACAACGGCGCGGCAATTACCCTCAACGACCTCTTTTCTCGCTCCACGATGGCCGAATTAAACACCCGCATCAGAAAAGATATCCGTGGCCAAATCGACGCCTTTGTTGATGCGCATAAATCGCAGACGCCGGAGCAAATAAAAGACGAGAAAGGTGAAGATTTTAACTATGTAGAATTCTATGCATCGTGCGCAACCTACACCGACGGTTTGTACTACATCGATAAATTCTCACTGCAAAAAGACCATTTGGCGTTCCTGAACGGGCGCTGTAGCAACCACGCCAGCCGTGCACTCGACGAGTTGGGTGATTTCACAACAAAAATCCCAACCGCGGAACTGCGCGATCAGCTCACACCGTACGGCCAGTATTTGGCTGCTGCGAAGAGTACAAAACCGGTTTCGCCAGCACCAGGCATTGACGGCAAGGTGATGTACGGCACGTTGGGAAAAAGCATGCGCATCGTGTTGAAGGTAGACTGCAAATACGGTGATTATTTTGAAGGGGCCTACTTTTACCAAAAATTTGGCGCACCGATTGAATTAACTGGTAAGTGTGACACAGCTGACAATCAACATTATGAACTGAAGACGTCTGCCGCTGAACAAACGCAAGAAAAGATAACGCTGGATTTAAAAGACGGGGTTTATCAGGGCGTCTGGGAATCGAACGGGAAGACACTCCCCGTCCGTTTTGAATAGTCATCTATGCCCGGTAAACAACGCGTCACCGGGCAACCCTCGAACGACTACGGACGATACACCTTCACGTTTTCGAAGCCCTGCTCGCGCAGATAGAGCGCCTGCAGACGACTCATCACGCCACGTTCACACCACAGCAACCAGGTTTTATTCTGGTCCAGATCGCCGAATTTGGTGCTCAGCTTGTAGAACGGCAGAGAAACCACGTCCACACCTTCCACTTTCAGCGGTTTGTCATCCTGTTCATCGACAGAGCGAATATCCAGAATCACATCGTTCGGGCCAAAACCACTTACGGTTTCCACTTCCACCACAGTCTGCTGCGTCTGTTGGGCGATATCACGAATATCGATATTGTTCGCTTCTTCGACCACTTTATCGAGGATTGAGAAATCGAAGTTTTGTTCTTCGGCTTCAATCTTCGCTTTAATCGCTTTCACCGTCGGGCTTTTTGAAATCACGCCGCAGTAC
It encodes:
- a CDS encoding cytochrome o ubiquinol oxidase subunit III — encoded protein: MATDTLAHANAHAHEHGHHDAGQTKIFGFWVYLMSDCILFSILFATYAVLVNGTAGGPTGKDIFELPFVLVETFLLLFSSITYGMAAIAMYKDNKSQVISWLALTFLFGAGFIGMEIYEFHHLIVNGMGPDRSGFLSAFFALVGTHGLHVTSGLIWMAVLMVQVARRGLTSTNRTRIMCLSLFWHFLDVVWICVFTVVYLMGAM
- a CDS encoding cytochrome o ubiquinol oxidase subunit IV; this encodes MSHSNVSGGASHGSVKTYMTGFILSIILTVIPFWMVMTGSASPAVILGTILAMAVVQILVHLVCFLHMNSKSDEGWNMTAFVFTVLIIAILVVGSIWIMWNLNYNMMMH
- the cyoE gene encoding heme o synthase, with amino-acid sequence MMFKQYLQVTKPGIIFGNLISVIGGFLLASKGSIDYPLFIYTLVGVSLVVASGCVFNNYIDRDIDRKMERTKNRVLVKGLISPAVSLVYATLLGIAGFMLLWFGANPLACWLGVMGFVVYVGVYSLYMKRHSVYGTLIGSLSGAAPPVIGYCAVTGVFDSGALILLAIFSLWQMPHSYAIAIFRFKDYQAANIPVLPVVKGISVAKNHITLYIVAFAIATLMLTLGGYAGYKYLIVAAAVSVWWLGMALRGYKVEDDRVWARKLFGFSIIAITALSVMMSVDFMVPNSQNLLTYVW
- a CDS encoding MFS transporter, which translates into the protein MNDYKMTPGELRATWGLGTVFSLRMLGMFMVLPVLTTYGMALQGASEALIGLAIGIYGLAQAVFQIPFGLLSDRIGRKPLIVGGLAVFVFGSVIAALSDSIWGIILGRALQGSGAIAAAVMALLSDLTREQNRTKAMAFIGVSFGITFAIAMVLGPIVTHALGLHALFWMIAALATTGIVLTIWVVPNSTNHVLNRESGMVKGSFSKVLAEPKLLKLNFGIMCLHILLMSTFVALPGQLAKAGFPAAEHWKIYLVTMLLSFVSVVPFIIYAEVKRRMKRVFLSCVVLILIAEIVLWSADVHFWGLIAGVQLFFLAFNLMEALLPSLISKESPAGYKGTAMGVYSTSQFLGVAIGGSLGGWLVEMFDGQTVFLAGALLAAIWLLVASTMKEPPYVSSLRVEIPPEIAADDTLKQRLLANEGVSEVLIVAKEHSAYVKIDSKVTNRFEVEQAISQA
- a CDS encoding YajQ family cyclic di-GMP-binding protein; this encodes MPSFDIVSEVDLQEARNAVDNASREVESRFDFRGVEATFELNEANKTIKVLSESDFQVNQLLDILRAKLLKRGIEGTSLDVPETFTHSGKTWFVEAKLKQGIESAVQKKIVKLIKDSKLKVQAQIQGEEIRVTGKARDDLQSVMALVRGGDLGQPFQFKNFRD
- the panE gene encoding 2-dehydropantoate 2-reductase codes for the protein MRITVLGCGALGQLWLTALCKHGHEVQGWLRVPQPYCSVNLIDTDGSVFNEYLTANDPDFLAKSDLLLVTLKAWQVSDAVKSLATILPKTTPILLIHNGMGTIDELQSIAQPLLIGTTTHAARRDGNVIIHVAKGTTRIGPAREQDGDFSYLAEILQDVLPDVAWHDNIRAELWRKLAVNCVINPLTALWNCQNGELRQHPEKIALICQEVAAVIEREGHHTSVDDLRYYVEQVIDSTAENISSMLQDIRALRHTEIDYITGYLLKRARAHGIAVPENAHLFEMVKRKESEYERSSTGMSRPW
- the yajL gene encoding protein deglycase YajL, encoding MSAQALVCLAPGSEETEAVTTIDLLVRGGIKVTTASVASDGNLTIVCSRGVKLLADAPLVEVADGDYDIIILPGGIKGAECFRDSPLLVETVKQFHRSGRIVAAICAAAATVLVPHDIFPIGNMTGFPALKEKIPAEQWQDKRVVWDPRVNLLTSQGPGTSIDFGLKIIDLLVSREKAHEVASQLVMAAGIYNYYE